A genomic window from Salvia hispanica cultivar TCC Black 2014 chromosome 5, UniMelb_Shisp_WGS_1.0, whole genome shotgun sequence includes:
- the LOC125186701 gene encoding paired amphipathic helix protein Sin3-like 2 isoform X7 codes for MKRLRDDVFLNPQFKRPFGSSSRGESYGLPNPPIAGGGGGMDGVGAVGGGGGGAGGSVNGGGGTAVTAGGAQKLTTNDALSYLKDVKDMFQDQREKYDRFLDVMKDFKAQRIDTAGVIARVKELFKGHPNLILGFNTFLPKGYEITLTDEEEAPAKRTVEFEEAISFVNKIKRRFQNDDHVYKSFLDILNMYRKEHKGIKQVYEEVAALFEDHPDLLDEFTRFLPDTSSTVSAPQASFGRHSFHRYDERSSALPTTGQSHVDKQRPRRDRIIGPHGERDLSVERPDVDDDKSVMRLHKELKKHSEKDNRDTKNRDPDDRDPDIENNKDATMHRLSEKRKSVRKDYGDDKDASKSMYSHEFDFCEKVKERLRSADDYQAFLKCLHIYSTEIITRKELQSLVSDLLGKFPDLMEGFKEFLEHCERLEGFLAGVMGKTETLWNEGNTSKSIKIEEKEKEPKREVEGGKEKDRYNLKYWGKSIQELDLSNCQRCSPSYRLLPEDYPIPLASQRSELGAQVLNDHWVSVTSGSEDYSFKHMRRNQYEESLFRCEDDRFELDLLLESVSSTAKRAEELLNSITNKSTDSDSHIRIEDHFTALNLRCIERLYGDHGLDVMDILRKNPSHALPVVLTRLKQKQEDWTKCRLDFNKIWADIYSKNHYKSLDHRSFYFKQQDSKNLSTKALVAEIKEIKEKRQKEDSVLLSIVAGNRHSIVPDIEFEYSDAEIHDDVYKIIEYSCEEVCSTKEQINKILRFWTTFLEPMLGIHSRPQSNVATKDDASKHQTIKHTVTGTTESEDSPHADASVTNFKQPKPNCNGELSTSPQHNSGRLSLKNVDAKVGLTAGERLTNTDAALSSGSDANLALQFQGHGANLLRLNNGHSEENNGAKPITGDLHSLEAGETVRLNQLKNGELAEGSRLTAYKEDVIGPYKNEKEEGELSPNGDFEDNYGIREENCADAAGENDEDADDEESENVSEAGEDVSGSESAADDCSREEHDEEDDGEHDLNGKAESEGEAENNSEAHDTGADGASVPQSERFLMTCKPLSKYAASPILGAGKKDQRFFYGNDTFYVLFRLHQTLYERILSAKVNSLSAESKWRTTNDDSSDPYARFTSSLFNLLDGSSDNTKFEDDCRSLIGNQSYMLFTLDKLIYKLVKQLQTVSSDEVDCKLIQLYEYEDSRKPEKYVDSVYYENVHVLLHEENIYRFQCTTSPTRLSIQLMDDGNEKSEVVAVSVDPNFSSYLHNDYLSVARGKKLSSPVMLNRNLQKYANLDESTALSMATENVMIMHGLECKMAASSFKISYVLDTEDSFIRLGRRRENKPAGSHAQTRVQRFRGFLAASL; via the exons GCTCACGACAAATGATGCATTGAGTTATTTGAAGGATGTTAAGGACATGTTCCAGGATCAAAGGGAAAAATATGATAGGTTCCTTGATGTCATGAAAGATTTTAAGGCTCAAAG GATTGACACCGCTGGGGTCATAGCTAGGGTGAAAGAGTTGTTTAAAGGACATCCTAATCTTATACTTGGGTTTAATACATTCTTGCCCAAAGGATATGAAATTACCCTAACTGACGAGGAAGAGGCTCCAGCAAAGAGGACTGTTGAGTTTGAGGAGGCTATTAGTTTTGTCAATAAGATCAAG AGACGTTTTCAAAATGACGATCACGTGTATAAATCTTTCTTGGACATTTTGAATATGTACCGGAAAGAACATAAGGGTATAAAGCAGGTTTACGAAGAG GTTGCAGCACTTTTTGAGGACCACCCCGACCTTCTTGATGAATTCACGAGATTTCTGCCAGATACTTCATCCACAGTGTCAGCTCCTCAGGCTTCTTTTGGACGGCATTCTTTTCATCGTTATGATGAGAGGAGCTCTGCCCTACCCACAACAGGACAGTCTCATGTTGATAAG CAGCGGCCGCGAAGGGATAGGATCATAGGTCCCCATGGAGAAAGAGATCTTAGTGTTGAACGTCctgatgttgatgatgataAAAGCGTTATGCGATTGCACAAAGAGCTGAAGAAACATTCTGAAAAAGACAATAGGGATACGAAAAACCGTGATCCTGATGACAGAGATCCTGACATCGAGAACAATAAGGACGCTACCATGCATCGGCTTTCCGAGAAAAGAAAATCTGTTCGGAAAGACTATGGGGATGATAAAGATGCATCAAAAA GTATGTACAGCCATGAGTTCGACTTTTGTGAAAAGGTGAAGGAGAGGTTGCGCAGTGCGGATGATTACCAAGCATTTTTGAAATGCCTTCACATTTACAGTACAGAAATCATTACAAGAAAGGAATTACAGAGTTTG GTTTCTGATTTACTTGGTAAATTTCCTGATCTCATGGAAGGCTTCAAGGAATTTTTGGAGCACTGTGAGCGTTTAG AGGGTTTCTTGGCTGGTGTTATGGGCAAAA CAGAAACATTATGGAATGAAGGAAATACTTCAAAATCTATCAAAATAgaggaaaaagagaaagaaccAAAACGTGAAGTGGAAGGAGGGAAAGAGAAAGATAGATACAATTTGAAATACTGGGGAAAGTCCATTCAAGAGCTGGACCTTTCCAATTGTCAACGCTGCTCCCCCAGTTATCGGCTTCTTCCAGAAGAT TATCCAATACCCTTAGCTAGCCAGAGGTCAGAGCTTGGTGCTCAAGTTTTGAATGATCACTGGGTGTCGGTGACATCTGGTAGTGAGGATTATTCTTTTAAACACATGCGAAGAAACCAGTACGAAGAAAGCCTCTTTAGGTGTGAAGATGATAG ATTTGAGCTAGACTTGTTATTGGAGTCTGTCAGTTCAACCGCAAAGCGAGCAGAGGAGCTTTTGAACAGTATTACTAACAAATCAACTGATTCAGACAGTCATATACGGATCGAAGACCATTTTACAG CTCTGAATTTAAGATGCATTGAACGCCTATACGGTGACCATGGTCTTGATGTGATGGACATTTTGCGTAAAAATCCGTCTCATGCATTGCCTGTTGTCCTAACCCGACTTAAGCAGAAGCAGGAGGACTGGACCAAGTGTCGTTTggattttaacaaaatttgggCTGACATATATTCTAAGAACCATTACAAATCTCTTGACCACCGAAGTTTCTACTTCAAGCAACAAGATTCAAAGAACTTGAGCACAAAAG CTTTAGTGgcagaaataaaagaaatcaaGGAGAAAAGGCAGAAAGAGGATAGTGTGCTACTTAGTATTGTTGCTGGAAATAGACACTCTATTGTTCCAGacattgaatttgaatattctGATGCTGAGATTCATGATGATGTTTATAAGATTATCGAATACTCATGCGAAGAAGTCTGCTCAACAAAAGAACagatcaataaaattttgagattCTGGACAACTTTTCTTGAGCCAATGCTGGGCATTCACTCCAGGCCACAGTCAAATGTGGCTACCAAAGATGATGCTTCAAAGCATCAAACGATTAAGCATACTGTCACAGGCACAACAGAAAGTGAAGATAGTCCCCATGCTGATGCTTCTGTGACGAACTTTAAGCAACCAAAACCCAACTGCAATGGTGAATTGTCTACTTCTCCTCAACACAATTCAGGCAGGCTTAGCTTAAAGAATGTAGATGCTAAGGTAGGGCTTACAGCTGGTGAAAGATTAACCAACACTGATGCAGCTCTTTCTTCTGGATCAGATGCTAATCTTG ctTTACAATTTCAAGGGCATGGTGCAAACCTATTGCGATTAAATAATGGCCACTCTGAGGAAAATAATGGAGCCAAACCTATCACAGGAGATTTACACTCTTTAGAG GCTGGGGAGACTGTGAGATTGAATCAATTGAAAAATGGTGAGCTTGCAGAAGGATCTAGACTAACTGCATACAAGGAAGATGTGATTGGTCcttataaaaatgagaaagaagaGGGTGAGCTGTCCCCTAATGGGGATTTTGAAGATAATTATG GGATTCGTGAAGAGAATTGTGCAGATGCTGCAGGTGAAAACGATGAGGATGCAGATGATGAGGAGAGTGAGAATGTTTCTGAGGCTGGAGAAGATGTTTCAGGCAGTGAGTCTGCTGCAGATGATTGCTCACGTGAAGAGCATGATGAAGAGGACGATGGAGAGCACGACCTTAATGGTAAAGCCGAGAGTGAAGGTGAGGCAGAGAACAATAGCGAAGCTCACGATACAGGAGCAGATGGTGCATCAGTACCACAGTCCGAACGTTTTCTTATGACCTGCAAACCTCTGTCAAAGTACGCGGCATCTCCAATTCTAGGTGCTGGGAAGAAGGATCAGCGgtttttttatggaaatgaCACCTTTTATGTGTTGTTTCGGCTGCATCAG ACACTGTATGAGAGAATATTGTCAGCTAAGGTGAATTCATTATCTGCTGAAAGTAAATGGCGAACAACAAATGATGATAGTTCTGATCCTTATGCCAG GTTCACGAGCTCATTGTTTAATTTACTTGATGGATCTTCTGATAATACGAAATTTGAAGATGATTGTCGATCATTGATTGGAAACCAGTCTTATATGCTCTTCACTTTAGATAAGTTAATATATAAGCTGGTCAAACAG CTCCAAACTGTTTCAAGTGATGAAGTGGACTGTAAGCTTATTCAGTTGTATGAATATGAAGATTCTAGAAAACCTGAGAAGTATGTTGATTCAGTTTATTACGAAAACGTCCATGTCCTCTTGCATGAAGAGAACATATACCGGTTTCAGTGT ACGACTTCACCCACTCGCTTATCTATCCAATTAATGGATGACGGAAATGAGAAGTCAGAAGTAGTTGCTGTTTCAGTAGATCCTAATTTTTCATCCTATCTTCATAACGATTATCTTTCGGTTGCTCGCGGGAAAAAGTTGTCATCACCAGTAATGCTGAATAG GAATTTGCAAAAGTATGCTAACCTTGATGAATCTACCGCACTATCTATGGCTACCGAAAATGTTATGATAATGCATGGGTTGGAATGCAAGATGGCTGCCTCCTCATTCAAG
- the LOC125186701 gene encoding paired amphipathic helix protein Sin3-like 2 isoform X6, translating to MKRLRDDVFLNPQFKRPFGSSSRGESYGLPNPPIAGGGGGMDGVGAVGGGGGGAGGSVNGGGGTAVTAGGAQKLTTNDALSYLKDVKDMFQDQREKYDRFLDVMKDFKAQRIDTAGVIARVKELFKGHPNLILGFNTFLPKGYEITLTDEEEAPAKRTVEFEEAISFVNKIKRRFQNDDHVYKSFLDILNMYRKEHKGIKQVYEEVAALFEDHPDLLDEFTRFLPDTSSTVSAPQASFGRHSFHRYDERSSALPTTGQSHVDKQRPRRDRIIGPHGERDLSVERPDVDDDKSVMRLHKELKKHSEKDNRDTKNRDPDDRDPDIENNKDATMHRLSEKRKSVRKDYGDDKDASKSMYSHEFDFCEKVKERLRSADDYQAFLKCLHIYSTEIITRKELQSLVSDLLGKFPDLMEGFKEFLEHCERLEGFLAGVMGKKTLWNEGNTSKSIKIEEKEKEPKREVEGGKEKDRYNLKYWGKSIQELDLSNCQRCSPSYRLLPEDYPIPLASQRSELGAQVLNDHWVSVTSGSEDYSFKHMRRNQYEESLFRCEDDRFELDLLLESVSSTAKRAEELLNSITNKSTDSDSHIRIEDHFTALNLRCIERLYGDHGLDVMDILRKNPSHALPVVLTRLKQKQEDWTKCRLDFNKIWADIYSKNHYKSLDHRSFYFKQQDSKNLSTKALVAEIKEIKEKRQKEDSVLLSIVAGNRHSIVPDIEFEYSDAEIHDDVYKIIEYSCEEVCSTKEQINKILRFWTTFLEPMLGIHSRPQSNVATKDDASKHQTIKHTVTGTTESEDSPHADASVTNFKQPKPNCNGELSTSPQHNSGRLSLKNVDAKVGLTAGERLTNTDAALSSGSDANLGHGANLLRLNNGHSEENNGAKPITGDLHSLEAGETVRLNQLKNGELAEGSRLTAYKEDVIGPYKNEKEEGELSPNGDFEDNYGAYQDDTSPTLPLKNCGTDGMQHETGIREENCADAAGENDEDADDEESENVSEAGEDVSGSESAADDCSREEHDEEDDGEHDLNGKAESEGEAENNSEAHDTGADGASVPQSERFLMTCKPLSKYAASPILGAGKKDQRFFYGNDTFYVLFRLHQTLYERILSAKVNSLSAESKWRTTNDDSSDPYARFTSSLFNLLDGSSDNTKFEDDCRSLIGNQSYMLFTLDKLIYKLVKQLQTVSSDEVDCKLIQLYEYEDSRKPEKYVDSVYYENVHVLLHEENIYRFQCTTSPTRLSIQLMDDGNEKSEVVAVSVDPNFSSYLHNDYLSVARGKKLSSPVMLNRNLQKYANLDESTALSMATENVMIMHGLECKMAASSFKISYVLDTEDSFIRLGRRRENKPAGSHAQTRVQRFRGFLAASL from the exons GCTCACGACAAATGATGCATTGAGTTATTTGAAGGATGTTAAGGACATGTTCCAGGATCAAAGGGAAAAATATGATAGGTTCCTTGATGTCATGAAAGATTTTAAGGCTCAAAG GATTGACACCGCTGGGGTCATAGCTAGGGTGAAAGAGTTGTTTAAAGGACATCCTAATCTTATACTTGGGTTTAATACATTCTTGCCCAAAGGATATGAAATTACCCTAACTGACGAGGAAGAGGCTCCAGCAAAGAGGACTGTTGAGTTTGAGGAGGCTATTAGTTTTGTCAATAAGATCAAG AGACGTTTTCAAAATGACGATCACGTGTATAAATCTTTCTTGGACATTTTGAATATGTACCGGAAAGAACATAAGGGTATAAAGCAGGTTTACGAAGAG GTTGCAGCACTTTTTGAGGACCACCCCGACCTTCTTGATGAATTCACGAGATTTCTGCCAGATACTTCATCCACAGTGTCAGCTCCTCAGGCTTCTTTTGGACGGCATTCTTTTCATCGTTATGATGAGAGGAGCTCTGCCCTACCCACAACAGGACAGTCTCATGTTGATAAG CAGCGGCCGCGAAGGGATAGGATCATAGGTCCCCATGGAGAAAGAGATCTTAGTGTTGAACGTCctgatgttgatgatgataAAAGCGTTATGCGATTGCACAAAGAGCTGAAGAAACATTCTGAAAAAGACAATAGGGATACGAAAAACCGTGATCCTGATGACAGAGATCCTGACATCGAGAACAATAAGGACGCTACCATGCATCGGCTTTCCGAGAAAAGAAAATCTGTTCGGAAAGACTATGGGGATGATAAAGATGCATCAAAAA GTATGTACAGCCATGAGTTCGACTTTTGTGAAAAGGTGAAGGAGAGGTTGCGCAGTGCGGATGATTACCAAGCATTTTTGAAATGCCTTCACATTTACAGTACAGAAATCATTACAAGAAAGGAATTACAGAGTTTG GTTTCTGATTTACTTGGTAAATTTCCTGATCTCATGGAAGGCTTCAAGGAATTTTTGGAGCACTGTGAGCGTTTAG AGGGTTTCTTGGCTGGTGTTATGGGCAAAA AAACATTATGGAATGAAGGAAATACTTCAAAATCTATCAAAATAgaggaaaaagagaaagaaccAAAACGTGAAGTGGAAGGAGGGAAAGAGAAAGATAGATACAATTTGAAATACTGGGGAAAGTCCATTCAAGAGCTGGACCTTTCCAATTGTCAACGCTGCTCCCCCAGTTATCGGCTTCTTCCAGAAGAT TATCCAATACCCTTAGCTAGCCAGAGGTCAGAGCTTGGTGCTCAAGTTTTGAATGATCACTGGGTGTCGGTGACATCTGGTAGTGAGGATTATTCTTTTAAACACATGCGAAGAAACCAGTACGAAGAAAGCCTCTTTAGGTGTGAAGATGATAG ATTTGAGCTAGACTTGTTATTGGAGTCTGTCAGTTCAACCGCAAAGCGAGCAGAGGAGCTTTTGAACAGTATTACTAACAAATCAACTGATTCAGACAGTCATATACGGATCGAAGACCATTTTACAG CTCTGAATTTAAGATGCATTGAACGCCTATACGGTGACCATGGTCTTGATGTGATGGACATTTTGCGTAAAAATCCGTCTCATGCATTGCCTGTTGTCCTAACCCGACTTAAGCAGAAGCAGGAGGACTGGACCAAGTGTCGTTTggattttaacaaaatttgggCTGACATATATTCTAAGAACCATTACAAATCTCTTGACCACCGAAGTTTCTACTTCAAGCAACAAGATTCAAAGAACTTGAGCACAAAAG CTTTAGTGgcagaaataaaagaaatcaaGGAGAAAAGGCAGAAAGAGGATAGTGTGCTACTTAGTATTGTTGCTGGAAATAGACACTCTATTGTTCCAGacattgaatttgaatattctGATGCTGAGATTCATGATGATGTTTATAAGATTATCGAATACTCATGCGAAGAAGTCTGCTCAACAAAAGAACagatcaataaaattttgagattCTGGACAACTTTTCTTGAGCCAATGCTGGGCATTCACTCCAGGCCACAGTCAAATGTGGCTACCAAAGATGATGCTTCAAAGCATCAAACGATTAAGCATACTGTCACAGGCACAACAGAAAGTGAAGATAGTCCCCATGCTGATGCTTCTGTGACGAACTTTAAGCAACCAAAACCCAACTGCAATGGTGAATTGTCTACTTCTCCTCAACACAATTCAGGCAGGCTTAGCTTAAAGAATGTAGATGCTAAGGTAGGGCTTACAGCTGGTGAAAGATTAACCAACACTGATGCAGCTCTTTCTTCTGGATCAGATGCTAATCTTG GGCATGGTGCAAACCTATTGCGATTAAATAATGGCCACTCTGAGGAAAATAATGGAGCCAAACCTATCACAGGAGATTTACACTCTTTAGAG GCTGGGGAGACTGTGAGATTGAATCAATTGAAAAATGGTGAGCTTGCAGAAGGATCTAGACTAACTGCATACAAGGAAGATGTGATTGGTCcttataaaaatgagaaagaagaGGGTGAGCTGTCCCCTAATGGGGATTTTGAAGATAATTATGGTGCCTATCAGGATGATACTTCACCAACATTGCCTCTGAAAAATTGTGGCACTGATGGCATGCAACATGAAACAGGGATTCGTGAAGAGAATTGTGCAGATGCTGCAGGTGAAAACGATGAGGATGCAGATGATGAGGAGAGTGAGAATGTTTCTGAGGCTGGAGAAGATGTTTCAGGCAGTGAGTCTGCTGCAGATGATTGCTCACGTGAAGAGCATGATGAAGAGGACGATGGAGAGCACGACCTTAATGGTAAAGCCGAGAGTGAAGGTGAGGCAGAGAACAATAGCGAAGCTCACGATACAGGAGCAGATGGTGCATCAGTACCACAGTCCGAACGTTTTCTTATGACCTGCAAACCTCTGTCAAAGTACGCGGCATCTCCAATTCTAGGTGCTGGGAAGAAGGATCAGCGgtttttttatggaaatgaCACCTTTTATGTGTTGTTTCGGCTGCATCAG ACACTGTATGAGAGAATATTGTCAGCTAAGGTGAATTCATTATCTGCTGAAAGTAAATGGCGAACAACAAATGATGATAGTTCTGATCCTTATGCCAG GTTCACGAGCTCATTGTTTAATTTACTTGATGGATCTTCTGATAATACGAAATTTGAAGATGATTGTCGATCATTGATTGGAAACCAGTCTTATATGCTCTTCACTTTAGATAAGTTAATATATAAGCTGGTCAAACAG CTCCAAACTGTTTCAAGTGATGAAGTGGACTGTAAGCTTATTCAGTTGTATGAATATGAAGATTCTAGAAAACCTGAGAAGTATGTTGATTCAGTTTATTACGAAAACGTCCATGTCCTCTTGCATGAAGAGAACATATACCGGTTTCAGTGT ACGACTTCACCCACTCGCTTATCTATCCAATTAATGGATGACGGAAATGAGAAGTCAGAAGTAGTTGCTGTTTCAGTAGATCCTAATTTTTCATCCTATCTTCATAACGATTATCTTTCGGTTGCTCGCGGGAAAAAGTTGTCATCACCAGTAATGCTGAATAG GAATTTGCAAAAGTATGCTAACCTTGATGAATCTACCGCACTATCTATGGCTACCGAAAATGTTATGATAATGCATGGGTTGGAATGCAAGATGGCTGCCTCCTCATTCAAG